The following coding sequences lie in one Seriola aureovittata isolate HTS-2021-v1 ecotype China chromosome 5, ASM2101889v1, whole genome shotgun sequence genomic window:
- the LOC130169083 gene encoding natterin-3-like: MMKVSVLLLSALLALSSASLQDIVKKSSQLRKVSLLNPELEDLVPEPTGNDVVSGPLTPADLEQQQDLPSSFMFADNVNLEWLTWDGALPNGAASIYNGYTERTDYVCKYKCEAGFYNPSLGPYCRYPYGDREYYAPEFEILVNKDNFEFLEWKEGSYGSVPQHSVRTCPGVGIYVGKNKYGLGKVVPQFEAFFLPWEGDEYWYKSYQVLAINRDAYTQHITDVKYAIDDVAIFQYPPETMRISGVTNNECQAVVKTVTISKTTDVETTWNIGRTTMLGITGSITAKIPLIGSGGIELSGEKTLQFSRGTTVVESLSHSVSVQLTVPPNHSCRVRMEGRKIKADIPYTARLSRTYRNGETQWTSISGTYDGVQIGEVRAVVDRCEPVVDAEPCP; the protein is encoded by the exons ATGAAGGTGTCGGTGTTGCTGCTGTCGGCCCTGCTGGCTTTGTCCTCAGCCAGTCTGCAGGACATCGTCAAGAAGAGCTCACAGCTCAGAAAAG TCTCCTTACTGAACCCAGAGCTGGAGGACCTGGTGCCTGAACCCACTGGTAACGATGTGGTGTCTGGTCCTCTGACTCCTGCTgacctggagcagcagcaggatctgCCTTCATCCTTCATGTTCGCTGACAACGTAAACCTGGAGTGGCTGACCTGGGACGGCGCTCTGCCCAACGGAGCTGCTTCCATCTACAACGGCTACACCGAGCGCACCGACTACGTCTGCAAGTACAAGTGTGAGGCCGGCTTTTACAACCCCAGCCTGGGCCCTTACTGCCGCTACCCCTACGGAGACCGTGAGTACTACGCCCCGGAGTTTGAGATCCTGGTCAACAAAGACAACTTTGAGTTCCTGGAGTGGAAGGAAGGTTCCTACGGTTCAGTGCCGCAGCATTCAGTCAGGACCTGCCCAGGAGTCGGCATCTACGTCGGGAAGAACAAGTACGGTCTCGGGAAAGTTGTTCCTCAGTTTGAGGCCTTCTTCCTGCCTTGGGAAGGCGATGAGTATTGGTACAAGAGCTACCAGGTCTTGGCCATCAACAGGGACGCCTACACCCAGCACATCACTGACGTCAAGTACGCCATTGATGATGTCGCCATCTTCCAGTATCCTCCTGAGACCATGCGTATCTCCGGGGTCACCAACAACGAGTGCCAGGCGGTGGTGAAGACAGTCACCATCTCAAAGACCACAGACGTGGAGACGACGTGGAACATCGGCCGAACCACCATGCTGGGCATCACAGGCAGCATCACAGCTAAAATCCCCCTCATCGGCTCCGGGGGCATCGAGCTGAGCGGCGAGAAGACGTTGCAGTTCTCCAGGGGAACCACCGTGGTGGAGTCGCTCAGCCACTCCGTGTCCGTGCAGCTCACCGTCCCCCCGAACCATTCCTGCCGAGTCCGTATGGAGGGTCGCAAGATCAAAGCCGACATCCCCTACACGGCTCGCCTCAGCCGCACCTACCGTAACGGAGAGACCCAGTGGACCTCCATCTCCGGGACCTACGACGGAGTCCAGATCGGAGAAGTCCGGGCCGTGGTGGACCGCTGTGAACCCGTGGTGGACGCCGAGCCTTGTCCATGA
- the LOC130169084 gene encoding natterin-3-like produces MPSDEPLLNPPVELAIRRSQAPPTNFEGTNLEWVTWRGFLPNGAVSIYNRRSRRYDYVCKFKCEAGLYSPNLGHYCYYPYGKKEYISASFQILVNKDNFEFLEWKSSSFGSVTANSVGTCSGSGVYVGRNKYGLGKVVPEQRAFFLPWRGKSYWYRRRYEVLTMNRGVASEYISDIKYKIESSNIFYFPPVTIRISSITNNACSDVVKVATLSKTSLVEHSWEISFSISAGAKNTIKTAIPSVTDRKIEFGPEITLEFSNGHSKSEEISHSVSVEVDVPSNHHCRVRLVGHKYKADVPFTAQLTRTYHSGRIVKTVVTGMFHGIQIGEVSAVVDRCQSVPFAKPCH; encoded by the coding sequence ATGCCATCAGATGAACCCCTTCTCAATCCGCCCGTGGAGCTTGCGATCAGGCGCAGTCAGGCGCCGCCCACAAACTTTGAAGGCACTAACCTGGAATGGGTGACCTGGCGTGGCTTTCTTCCCAATGGAGCCGTTTCAATATATAATCGTCGTTCTCGTCGCTATGACTATGTTTGCAAATTCAAGTGTGAAGCTGGTTTATACAGCCCCAATTTGGGTCATTACTGCTATTATCCCTACGGAAAAAAGGAGTACATTTCCGCTTCATTTCAGATTCTGGTGAATAAGGATAACTTTGAGTTTCTTGAGTGGAAGAGTAGTTCCTTTGGTTCAGTGACCGCGAATTCTGTTGGGACCTGCTCAGGGTCAGGCGTATATGTAGGGAGGAACAAGTATGGTCTTGGGAAGGTAGTTCCTGAGCAAAGGGCCTTCTTCCTTCCCTGGAGAGGTAAATCATATTGGTACAGAAGGAGGTATGAGGTCCTGACCATGAACAGGGGTGTGGCCAGTGAGTACATCTCTGACATCAAGTATAAAATTGAAAGCAGTAATATCTTCTATTTTCCTCCAGTGACCATACGAATCTCTTCCATCACCAACAATGCATGTAGCGATGTTGTAAAAGTAGCTACGCTCTCAAAAACAAGCTTGGTGGAGCACAGCTGGGAAATCAgtttttccatctctgcagGTGCCAAAAACACCATAAAGACTGCCATCCCCTCTGTCACAGATAGAAAAATTGAGTTTGGTCCTGAGATAACACTAGAGTTCTCAAATGGGCATTCCAAGTCAGAAGAAATCTCACACTCGGTTTCTGTGGAGGTCGATGTTCCGTCCAACCACCACTGCAGAGTCCGACTGGTGGGACATAAGTACAAGGCAGACGTCCCGTTTACAGCTCAACTTACGCGCACCTACCACAGCGGACGGATCGTCAAGACCGTCGTCACTGGAATGTTCCACGGTATACAGATTGGAGAAGTCAGTGCTGTAGTGGATCGCTGTCAAAGTGTACCATTCGCCAAGCCTTGCCACTGA